Genomic DNA from Hordeum vulgare subsp. vulgare chromosome 2H, MorexV3_pseudomolecules_assembly, whole genome shotgun sequence:
GCACGCCTACGCGGCGATGATGTACATGGGCACGCCCCGCGACTACGAGTTCTACGTGGCCACGCGCGTCATGATGCGCTCGCTCCGCGGGTTCGGCGCCGACGCCGATCGCGTCGTGATCGCCTCGCTCGACGTCCCGCCCAGCTGGGTCCAGGCGCTGTAAGCCCCTCCCCCACTCCCctcatgtcgtcttcctcccttgGATCGTTGGCTGGTGCCAAAAATTTCACCCCCCTCCTCCCTATTGACTATTGACTATTGAGTGGATATATGATGCCTAGCTTGGTTGCTCGAGTGTTTCTGTTTCTTCAACCTCCTATTGCCTCACTGGTTGACTTATGGCTTGGTTCGTTGCTTGCTTGCTGCATATTTGTAGCTAcatctatcttctttcagtactaACTTGGGTAGTTCCACGCCGTATTTGATTCGACCCCCCTTCGTGTGCTCTTTCATCTGAACTTTGGGTGCTCAGTGAAACGCCTTCGTTGCTACCCAACGCCGATTCATAATTATTATTTGATTGATTTGATGGTACAGGGTATGGATATTCGTCTTTCTCCTCATCTTATTAGGTTCAGATTCGATTTTCTTTCGGTACAACTCTTACAACATAATACACATTTGGGTATCCGGTATTAAAGGTGGCGCTCTTCTGTTGCTGAAATATGTAAAGTTTCTTACAGTTTTATCTTGCATTTCTGTGAACAGTTTTTGCGCGCGGATCATTTTCGCATTGTCCTGTTGGTTACTGTTTCTTCCAGTACTTCCCGATGCACAGACGAGATACAGTATATGTtaacttgcttgcttcttggaaaTGGTCTTCTCCAGTGGTTACTGTCATTCAGTCGGTAGCTCTCATGTGCATGTTGATTCAGCGGCACAAAGTCATTGGAGTTTGTTAGGAATAATACATCATCTGCGTTTTGAAATATTCGTGGATAAATTGCGAGACCTGGGCTGCGAATTTCCAGAAATACTGAGTTTGTTAACCAGTATTTCTTCGCTGTAGAACAGTTCGTGTTAGACCACTGATTTGGTGCTTCTGTTAGTTATTTGCTGAAACTCGCAAGGTTTGACCAGTCAACGTTCTACAACTTCTACTCCCCCCGTCTCGcaatataagagcattttttaCACTACACTATtgtcaaaaacgctcttatattatgagactagtgtcaaaaacgctgttatattatgggacggagggagtacttgttaaCTGATTGTGACTGCTTATAGTTGTAAAAATGTATTTTCAGTTGGGCATATACGTCTTGTCCTGGTTTAAGTGGCCACATCTGGAGGTCAGACTAGGTTGATTTATCTCTGCTATGGCTTGTTAGTCCTTGCCTACGAGATTATGCTTTCAGAAAATCCTAGCTTTGTTTTGCGGAATTGGCGAGAGTTTTCTCTATATCGGATCCAAAGCTTTCTCCCCTGTTCCAGCGAATATCAGCCTGTAAAGTGTTGTTGAGTCTGGGCATTTCTGTAAGTGGGCTTTAATACATGGACAACCGATTGAATCTAATACGAAAATATTACTTGAAGTTGAAGTTGTTTCGGGTTATGAAGCTTACTACATCTGATCCGGTGCTACTAATGCATAAATAAATAACTGAAGGTATTTTCTTGTGATGCCTCATGCCACTGTTAGAGTTCACATGTACTCTGAAGCAAAACACGCAACATACACAAATTTCTGTTAAATATGCTTAAATCtggaatgtactccctccgtaaactaatataagagcgtttagatcactattttagttatctaaacactcttatattagtttacacagGGAGTACCTTTTTTTGGCATGCAGAGTCTtgattctgttatttatttatgcaTCTCCAACTGTTTCTGTAGGAAAGATGATGGTGTGAAGGTGGTCTCTGTGGATAATTTGAAGAATccttatgaaaaacaagaaaacTTCAACTCACGATTCAAGTTGACCTTAAACAAGTTGTATGCTTGGAGCTTAGTTTCGTATGATCGAGTTGTTATGCTAGACTCTGACAATATGTTTCTCCAGAACACTGATGAATTATTTCAGTGTGGCCACTTCTGTGCTGTCTTCATCAACCCTTGCATCTTCCATACAGGCCTCTTTGTACTGAAGGTAGGGTTACTAAATCAACACACATCTCCTTTCTTCCGTTAATTTTTTTTTTATATATCTAAAATTGGTTTATTGCTTTGCTATTTGCAATTGTTATGAACAAAACTTTTGAGATTGATTATGGATGCTCTGTTTGTTGTTCAGTACTTCAGCTTAGGAGTGATCTAGTTGTCATTTGAAACTTCGTACTACCTTATTTGTTCTGTTAGGTTAAATATAGATCTTTGTAGTTCTGTTGTCAACTTGTTTAGTACAATTTGTTTGTTTACCTAGTTCTGTTTGAACTTTGAAGCTGGAAGCTGACAATGGATTTCACAAATTTTATAGGGATTGTagattgtactccctccatttttatttACTCCGCGTATTAGCTTTGGTCaaagtcaagctttgtaaacTTTGACAAAGTTTGTAGACAAAGATATTAACATATACAATAACAAATCAATACCATTAGATTCATTATTGAATGTACTTTCACATCATATAGATTTCTTATGGTAAATATTTATATTCTTTTCTATAAACAATGGTCAAACTTTATGAAGTCAACTCTAATATGAAGAGTaaataaaaacggagggagtactttcttTGTGGGCCTTTTTCAGAACATAAATGTAGTTGTCCAAGACGTGTGATGCACAAGTTGTCAATTATGTATTGTGTAGATTAACTTACGTACTCCCTTCGGTCCATATAAATTGCAGCtgatttagtacaaagttgtgTAGAAGGACTGGTCTTGGTTCTAAAACATTGAAACCCCTTTATTATGTACCAACACAATTGTTGTTGACATTCTCACAGTTATTAATGATTTTCTTTCTGCTTTTTTTTTTACGAAAATCACGACTATTCTTATTGATCTATTTCTTTTGTTTCTAGCCCTCTATGGATGTTTTTAAGAACATGCTACATGAGCTAGCTGTTGGGCGTGAAAATCCAGATGGCGCAGATCAGGGCTTTCTTGCTAGCTATTTCCCAGACTTGCTTGATCAACCAATGTTCCATCCACCAGCTAATGGTACCAAACTTGATGGAAATTATCGCCTTCCTCTAGGCTATCAGATGGATGCATCTTATTATTGTGAGTATGACTACCGGTAATACCATTATTCAATATGCCTATGCATTTTCTTGGCTAAGACTGATGAACTACACTTCTTTCAGATTTAAAGCTCCGTTGGAGTATTCCATGTGGACCGAATAGTGTGGTCACATTTCCAAGTGCTCCATGGATGAAGCCATGGTACTGGTGGTCTTGGCCAGTTTTACCTCTGGGGCTTTCTTGGCATGAACAACGTCGTGAAAACCTAGGGTGGGTAGTTTCTTTAGAAACTTTGTCATCCATATCTCTTACATTATCAAACTCTGATAGTAACCTTGCATGCCATATAAGAAAAGGCTGTTTTGTCAAATGATAAGTAGCACTCATTGTGTACTGATGTGATTGGTCGCATGTTTTTCGGGAATCGCTGTCTGTCTTCTTAGAATAACAGCGGGTTGTGATGCTTTTTTTAATCTTTTAGGATAGAATAGAATTCTGTAAAGTAGGGGTTATGAATGTGTGATGCCCTTAAAAATTCGTATGGGTAAAGGAGCATCATCAATTGCCATGTAGAATAATTCGGAAACACATCATCACTTACATTTTTCTGACAATGTTTGAACTTGGTGCAAAACAGGTATTCATCAGAGATACCAATGGCACTATTCCAGGCTCTACTGTACATTGGAGTCATCGCAGTGAACCGGCTCGCACGTCCTAGCTTGTCGAAGCTGTGCTACAACCGGAGAATGGAGAAAAGCACGATGTTCCTACTCACCACCCTCAGAGTAGTGGTGGCATGGTCCATACTCGCAGCTTACACCATTCCCTTCTTCCTCGTCCCACGGACCGTCCATCCGCTGCTAGGCTGGCCACTATACCTGCTCGGTTCTTTCTCCCTCTCCTTGATCGTCAtcaacttcttcctcctccacccccttgctGTTCTCACGACATGGTTTGGGCTCATCGGCACGCTCTTTGTGATGGCATGCCCCTGGTACATGAACGGTGTCGTCAGGGCGTTGGCGGTGTTCGCGTATGCGTTTTTCTGCGCGCCGGTGGTCTGGGCATCCTTGGTCAAGATAATGAGCTCCTTGCAGGTCCTGATCGAGAGGGACGCCTTCAGGCTTGGGGAGCCTAACCAGACGGCGGAGTTCACCAAGCTTTACTGAGGTGGGCGCGACAGATACATATATGGTGACTTTTAGTGTCGTTTGATTTGATCAGCTAATCCCAGTTCATGTTGGCAATTCTGATGGCCAATTCAGCTGTACAAGTAAAATCGCCGAGTTTGGAACTACAGTTGTTGATCCTATGTAACACGAACTGGAACCATTGGAACCCATGATTGTCCTCTTGGGCGTGTAGATGATATATACGGTGTCGAGGAAAAGGGGGGATTCATGCTTGTGCATGTGTGTTGGTTGTGATTCTGCTGATGAACAAACCAGAATAGAGTAAATGCTTTTCTGGTTTCTTGGTATGCTGTTGTCCGAGAAAAAATGGCCAACACATTCTTGGCGTTCATGCAATTGATCTTTTCAGTTCTACTATCATGAAAAATGGTCAAATCTTTTGCCACTGTTGCTGGACATGATTTTGCCTCTTCATATGTCCTGATGGCCTGAAGTTTGAAACGCGATTGCCTCTCCATATGTCCTGAtggcttgattttttttttcgttTCTATTACATTTTATGTGTTTGTAAGCGGTATTAAAGTTTGGGGTGTAAATTAAGCCAAAGTAGACTAAAGTAGGTTTGGAAATGTGCAAGAGACTTCGTTGGATAACTAAACATGTTTGACAAAGATATCCTCCATTGTTCAAATATAAGGCGTGCTTATTAGCTAGCGATTATCTGATGGCATGAAGATTGTTTGGCACGAAATTAACCCATAAGATATGTACTCCATTCATttttaaatacaagtcttttagaGATTCTACTACGGTCTACATACGAATCAAAATAAacaaatctatactctaaagtatatctatatacatccatatatagTCCATAATAAAAAATTTAAAATACTTGTCtttaggaatggaggaagtatTAGCTTGTGAACCTGCTTGGTTCTGTTTCTCTTTGCTGTTTCATTAATAAAATGGGGCGGGGGAGACCCCTTTCTTAGAAAAGAAGTATTAGAGGCGACCGTCTCTTGATTGCAATTTTGTAATATTTTTGAACGTGCAAAACAAATGATCAAAGTTTAAACTGTTCAGTCATACAATTTGTTTTTAAGAATCAATTGTTCAGTCATACACAATAGTACATTTTTGCCTGTCCTGGGTGCTGCGTGATCGCTTACAATACTGCACATACTGTGCGCGTTTTGACTTTTTTTTTTGGCGGGTTGTGTGATGACGAATCTTGAGATTGATCAGATCCAATTCTTTTGCGTGAGACAACTAGCCACGCCTGACACATGATATTGATTAGCAATCTAATATGGCTGTCAAGAAAGAGATAAGAGTGCTGATCATGCGCACTAGTATTATAAGTACATAATACCAAAACGGTTTTGTTAGAACTCATCTAgctgagttttagttatgtctcaTTTACTTTTTTATAATCATTAAATATGATACCATAAGATGCGTGTGTGTTGACAAGGATTGTAttactttatttattattattatttattaaaTGAATGAGactaaattatagataagttttaGAAACTTCCATACAAGAAGCATCGTTTGAAAAAGCCTCATGCAGATGTCCTTCTGCTTTGCTGGCATCTACACAAGGTGGTGCCTTGTTGTCTCAGCCTCTTGCAGAGAGcaacaaaaacagagcacaaggAACCGAAGCCACCACCATCTCCGAGAATGATCCGGCGGCTGCTCCTGCCGCTCTGCCTCTTCCTCGCACTCGCGCCGACCCCGCCACGGctgctcgccgtcgccgtcgccgccgccgccgcagcctcgAGTTCCAGCTCCAAGGTGGTGAACAGCCTCCCCGGGTTCCATGGCCGCCTCCCCTTCCACCTCGAGACCGGGTACCCATttcccgcctccttcttcggctattTTTTCCACGCAGCAAGACGGATCACCTTGATCGACCGACCCCATTGGCTAAGTTTTGCCGTCGCTTCTCAACTCAAGGTACGTGGAGGTGGACGAGGAGAACGGCACGGAGCTGTTCTACTACTTCGTCGAGTCCGAGGCCGGCGCGGAGGACGCCCCTTTCCTCCTCTGGCTCACCGGCGGCGACCGCTGCTCGGTGCTCAGCGGCCTCGCCTTGGAGATCGGTACGTCTAGCTTGCATTCTCAACCGTTGACTCGCCACGCCAATGGCATTGCTCTCCTGACATCATATTGTTCCATGCATGTGGACGGCGACTGCAGGCCCGTTCCAATTCGTCCCAGAGCCCTACAACGGCACCGTGCCGCGCCTGCAACTCAACCCCTACTCATGGACAAAGGTCGGTTCTGTTTCTTGCATACGTACGTACGCATGCAATGCCGGTTCATTTCATGCCCGTGTGTTGTGTTGACGGCGTCCATCTGTATATGCAGGTGGCCAATATCCTTTTCGTCGATACGCCGGTCGGGGCAGGGTTTTCATTTTCAAGACGACCCCAAGGCTACGATGTTGGGGAAGTATCTACCTCGTTGCAGCTCCATGAACTCCTCATCAAGGTACAGTGGCTGCTCTGATCCACTAATTAGTCTAATTTGATTTAGCTCTTTTTGAGGGATCGTGTACTAATTCGGTGTAATCCGTGTGACAACGTCTAGTGGTTCACTGACCGTCCCGAGTTCCTCGCAAACCCTCTCTACATTGGGGGAGACTCTCGTGCTGGACAACTTGTACCATTTATCGCTCAAAAGATCTCAGAAGGTAGGTACCCACGCTATGCACATTTTTCTCTTTTTAAAACGAAAAAAAGtcggcccctcctccctccccccgctgtcgccggcggcggccggccccgccccctccccctctccccctccttcccTCCCACTCCGTCGACCCAGGGCCCTCGGATCCgcgccccctctccccctcctcctctcccgCGACCCCACGCCGCCCCCGCGACGGTCGGGCCGCGCCCCCCACCCTCTCGCCCGCTCGCCcctcccttccctccctcctcctgccgtcGCCGGTGCGCCACGCCGGTCCTTGGTCGGGCGGCCCCGGTGGCGGCGGGACTCCGGCCTTTCCCCTCGTGGCTTGGGTGGTGCGGGGCAACCTGGGGCTTGGTGGTGCGTCTCGGCGGCAGCGGCCCGGCGCGGCGGCGGGGCTCCCCCTGGTGCGTCGTGGATGGTCTCGGTGGCGGTGGTGCTGCCGTTGGTGGCTGGGTAGCGGTGGCAGCGATCCGGCCCTTCAGGCCCATATCTGCccccccgggcccgatctgggtctGGTCGGGCCTGCCTCGTCGCCTCTGGTTGGTTTGCGGCGGGGATGGCAGCGTTGACATCGCATCGCTGCGGCGTGACGATGGGAGCTTCACGAGCTTGTCCATGCCCGGCTGAGCTTTTGGGTTGCATGAGGGTAGCGGCGGTGGCGGCCTACGTTCAGCGGCACGGCACCGGGACTTTACGAGCCCCGGGACTTGGTCGGCGCTCGGCCGGGCCTTCTTGGCCTGGTGTGTCCTGGCTGCTGTGTCCGGTCGGCACCCGccgatggcggtggaggacgcCCTCCGGGTGGCTGCGCTGCTGCTGCCCTCCGGTTCCAATGGTTCGGTGTGCTCTCGTCGTCGTGTCCGGACGGCGACCGTCTTGGACGGTGGAGGTAGTCCCCTTCTGTGTGGTTGTCCCCCTGTCAGATCGTGTCTTCGGGTGGTTCGCCTCAGACTGACCGGCCTTGCTACGTTGATCATGgtgagacgacgatgatgattgcAAGACCGAGGTGGCGTTTGTTGGTGGATGGCATGCTTAGTGGTCCGTCTCTGATTGTCCGGGGGGTGGTGGCTTGGGggtcgggagaaatccttgtcttTTGACACCGACACGGTGACGCTTGAGAGTGTCACCCTTCCTTTCTGAAGGGTGTCGGGTGTGcctcctccccacgcctcggagcgtaccgggggaaaccctaggacctgTCCGGGCAGcagtgtcatcgtcgtcattatcCTTCGTGAAGGTGCTGCTTGGTACGCGATGGATCAAGATGCTTGGATCGTGGTGGAAATATTTCGGAGGAGACGCAGCGGTTGCGGGTCACTATTGTTTTTGTTAAGCCGTCGGTGTTGGCattattttctctttcttttcttttttgggcGTGGATGTGATGTTTTGCCCCATGAGTGGTTTCATGTTGTATCATGtggttgctatatatatatatatatatatatatatatatatatatatatatatatatatatatatatatatatatatataacgggGCGATAGCCTATttcgagacaaaagaaaaaaagtcTGATACGACACGTATAAAAGTATGGCTCATGCAGCTCTTTTTGAAAAAATGGCTCATGTAGCTGAAACTCGTAAACGCatagtgatggggtcatagtcctaggatagggtcataggcctgccatacaggtcctaaccaaggactaccccacacaaaggacaagaccctaagtgtaccccgactgaattaaggaatccccattatCCAGTCGGGGACAGGTCCTATATCATCTAGTCGGATACCAACAttcggagaataccaagctaaccgactggatacactcggtacatcgtaacctccctggagggaaacggtcgtacgttttcgggtgcatttattagcatttagagcatacgttacatgtaacgtatgcattcaatccccactactccgcccttataccggaaccgttgtggagggcagcgcactctatataagccgccctcccccactggtagaagggttagaaaatcattgtattccgtattacactcggtaacaagctccgagagcactgagacatagggctgttacctccaccgcagaggggcccgaactcatacaacctcgtcgtagctaggactctgcccatctcattcgtaccctacacatctactgtcaggcttatacccacgacagttggcgcccaccgtggggcaggcgtctaagcgacttccggcgagtttgcgtctacttcctttcgtcatgtcgtctggtggagattcgagcatgggtcaccagatcttcttcggcgctctctccttcaccgtcgacgattcagcgtggcttcgggaggcacctctcgacgtcgaggcgcttccccgtcgcggggccacacacttccgtgctggcgcccgcggcgttcttcttctccaacaatcggctccgttgtcgacctgcaactccatcatgcgccgcaacaagcggtcccgccgtccgcgtctccaacgttgggtgcagcatgcccgagcacgtcagatcgcgtcttctcaagtggcagttctggagtctgttgtggttgccccgcgttcccagcactcgggctcagttccgactgagtttccttccgagtacgcaggccgcgggcctgcagcagaagttcacatggccaacacccatgaagatccccgtcaagctggtcgaagcgagcgcgaggtcggtgaagcatccggtgcgcgccgtccacctcgtcgttctgccagtcgacacactcggcggagcaacgtagagttgttccgcacgcccctcctcaacttggctgctgctgccaagatagccgattccctccaaccgaccgattcagaggctggtagagggatcgagcagatctgagccctgttgcacacggcgcatcagcagaattcggcagtctcccagtcgcacaaccggatctacaatagttccgtccacgccaacacgcatcggtcggttcacaaccctggatcccatcagcgccacaggggtgACAACCGTTCCTTgattcacgaagatcgccgccgctcacgcacccctccgtggggtgggccctatggatccctacatcatgatgatcggtgttcgGTCGGCGACActcacgacccaagacccgacgcaagaggacgtatcgcccagcgaagagtcgacaggggtcgagcccaccgtgatggttacgacatggaccgtccgagtggaagcagggccatcgtgtccggtcccgagtgtttcagtcgagccatccgctcggctgacatcccgcccaacttccgattggcagcgggaatcagtaagtttacaggagagtccaagccggaaacatggctggatgactaccgagtggcagtccagatcggaggaggggacgaccatgtcgctatgaagcacctccctccgatgctcgatggctcggcacgagcgtggctaaaccagttggccccctcgagcatttacagttgggcagatctggcccgagtattcatcaggaccttcgaagggacgtgcaaacgccctgcaggccttgtggagctccagcactgtgtccagaagccgaatgagcccctgcgcgacttcatccagcgttggacaactctctaccacacggtggagaacgtcaccgagcatcaagcagtctgcgccttcaaggcaggcgtgcggtacagagagctgtacttaaagttcggtcggacaggcgacatcttcatgagcaagatgatggagatagcgacgcgctatgcaaatggcgaagaggaggaccgcatccggagcggcaagaacaagacagtcggcgatgctgacggaggtaacactcggaagcagaaacagaaagctccgcccacaccgcaagcagaggcTGCAGCCATGACCAATgctaagttcaagggcaaagggaaggcgcagtttacccccaagaagaagccgttcaacaatcccatcctggaccagccttgtccggtgcacacgaagatggatgaagaaggcaaccccatatatgcgaagcataccactcgacaatgtcgcctcctgatccagggattcagcgaagggcagccgagtgagaaggaccatgaacaggatgaggaggataaggaggatccgttcccccaggtCCACAccaccctgatgatttttgctgacgtcgagagcaagagtcgactgaagctggtgaaccgagaggtgaacatggccaccccttccaaccccaagttcttcaaatggtcccagactgcgatcacctttgaccagtcggatcatccggcacatgtacccaccccgggaagacaggccctggtcgtcgacccggtggtagaaggagtccgattgcgcaaagtcctcatggatggcggcagcggcttgaacatcatgtatgccgacacccttaaggggatgggcatcctgatgtccaaactcagcgagagcagcatgcagttccacggagtcgtccctggacggaaggccaaatcactcggccagattgcgttggacgtcgttttcggctccgacaagaacttccgcaaggaaagactgacgttcgaagtggttgacttccagagcgcttatcacgcgattctgggtcgcccagcgtatgtgcacttcatgtcccgtccatgttacgtgtacctgaagctgaagatgccgggcccgaaaggcgtgatcatcaTCACAGACAATCGGCACCGAGCTgatgagtgtctgcagcagggatcaaggattgccgaccagcagatggccgtcctcgaactggacgagtacaagaaaatagtcgaccccgccgacctgatgcgctcgaagaagccagcttcagagtctgcatttcagtcggcggagagatgaagaaggtcagcatccacccgacggacgccactactgccccgacgaacatctccaccaccctcgatcctaaataggaagccgagctcacccaattcctccgtgataactgggacatcttcgcatggaaaccctccgacatgctaggtgtacccagggagttggctgagcaccgactgcacgtggatcccaCGGCCTGACCTGTCCGAGAAcgtctgcgccggtccgccgcgcacaagaggaaggcaatcggggaagaggtggccaagctgctagcagccaacttcattcgcgaggttcaccactccgagtggctcgccaatgttgttatggtgcccaagaaggacaagtcgctccgaatgtgcatcgacttcaagcacctcaataaggtctgcccgaaagaccattttccgctcccccgcatagatcaaattgtcgattcgactacgggttgcgagcgtctgtcgtttctcgatgcctactcgggctatcatcaaatccgtctgtatggtcccgatgagttaaagacagccttcatcaccccattcgggtgcttctgctacatcactatgcctttcggtctgaagaatgcaggagctacctttatgcgcatgatccaaaaatgtctcctcgaccagatcggtcgcaatgtggaggcacatatggatgatatcgtagtcaagtcacgcaaaggttccgacctgctgactgacttggcagaaacattcgccaaccttcgtaggcacgatatcaagctcaacccagccaaatgttcattcggtgttcccagcggaaagtcactcggtttcttcgtttccgaacgagggatcaacgtcaaccccgaaaagatcgggaccatcgtccgaatggagaggccggtcagaatacacgatgttcaacgactcacaggttgcctagcggctttaagcaggttcatcagtcgactcggcgaaaaagcacttcctctgtaccgactcatgaagaaatcagataccttcgagtggacagacgaagcccaagtcgcattcgacgacctcaaagtcctactttccacccagccggttcttactgctccgctcagtaaagagccccttcttctatatatcgcggctacaaatcaagttgtcagtactgttcttacagtcgagcgagaagaagaaggcaaagcatacaaagttcagtggccaatgtactacgtctccgaagtcccgaccccttccaagcagaggtatccccattatcaaaaacttatatatgggatctatatgactgcgaagaaggtggctcattatttccaagaccactcggtatctgtcatttctgatgttccgttgtcggaaattctccacaatcgagacgcatcaggccgagtggcgaagtgggcaatggagatgctgtactgtgacatcaagttcgaggccaagaaagctattaagtctcaagccctggccgactttatagcagaatgggtagaacaacagcaaccgacccacatctactcggctcattggacaatgttcttcgatgggtctaagatgttgaatggctccggcgctggtgttgtgatcatatcaccaaagggcgacaagctcaaatacgtgtt
This window encodes:
- the LOC123427551 gene encoding putative glucuronosyltransferase PGSIP8, giving the protein MARLAGLRWLLVLWAAAGALAAEEDGRAAVGAPGPRRHAYAAMMYMGTPRDYEFYVATRVMMRSLRGFGADADRVVIASLDVPPSWVQALKDDGVKVVSVDNLKNPYEKQENFNSRFKLTLNKLYAWSLVSYDRVVMLDSDNMFLQNTDELFQCGHFCAVFINPCIFHTGLFVLKPSMDVFKNMLHELAVGRENPDGADQGFLASYFPDLLDQPMFHPPANGTKLDGNYRLPLGYQMDASYYYLKLRWSIPCGPNSVVTFPSAPWMKPWYWWSWPVLPLGLSWHEQRRENLGYSSEIPMALFQALLYIGVIAVNRLARPSLSKLCYNRRMEKSTMFLLTTLRVVVAWSILAAYTIPFFLVPRTVHPLLGWPLYLLGSFSLSLIVINFFLLHPLAVLTTWFGLIGTLFVMACPWYMNGVVRALAVFAYAFFCAPVVWASLVKIMSSLQVLIERDAFRLGEPNQTAEFTKLY